The genomic region AAATCTGCAGAACAAGAAGAAAAAGGAAGTGTAATTTTATATGAAGCAGATACAGATGGTGGAATTACCAGAAAAGAATATAGTTATGATGGAAAAGAAATGAGTGTGATGTCCGCAAAAATGATCTGGAGTGAGGATACAGAGCCTGTACTTACATACATATCGCTATCAAAAATAAAAGAATGGGCATATACTGAAAATGGGAATTTCTGTTATGAATTATGCGTACCTGAACCACCGGAAGTGACAGAGATTGTAGATGGAAGTTGTATTATCCGGGTAAAGCCTTTGAGTGAGGAGTGTCGGGAATATTTAAAAAAATATGTGAGTACGTTCGGCTATCAAGGAAACAATCTGTTATGTTCAAACTGGAATGCGGAGGATATGCAGGGGTTGGATTATAATGGACTTTATGAATATTTTTATCAAATGAAATATGGAGAAAAATTTACTGCAGAAAAAGAGGTTGTGGGAATTCCAGCAGAAGAGTTCGAAAATGTAATTATGACATATCTTCCTGTTACAAAAGAAGAATTGAAAGAATGGGCGGTCTACGATGAACAAAGTAATAGGTTTATCTGGGAACGATTGGGATATGGTAATTATTCACCAACACATTTTGGCTTGTCTTTACCGGAAGTAACAGAAGTCAGGCACAATGAAGATGGAACCATTGTTTTGACAATTCATGCAGTATGTGATTCTGTTGTATGTAATGATGTTGTTATTACACACGAACTTACGATGAAAATTCAGGATGATGGAACGATTCAGTATGTTGGAAACAGGATTTTAGATAATGGTATTGATAATATACCGAGGTATCAGTACCGGTTAGGTAATTTGCAGAATTGATCAGTAGAGAAGAAATAAATAAAGAGAACTGATAACGGGAAATTATGCTATCAGTTCTCTTTATTTATTTCCAAATACCAAGATTAGAAAGTACAGATTTTGTTATTTCGGTAGCCTGACTTCCAGTTGCACCAGAAGAGGATTGAATATTTGTTGCGAAGTAGTAAGTATTATTCGATGTTTCAATGTATCCGATAAACCAGCCATTGACATCCTTACCATTGACACGCCCGGTTCCTGTTTTCCCGTAAAGAGAACCGGAAGAAGTAGTGGAAAGCAGCAGAGCTTTTTTTACTGCCTGGATATTTTTACTGTCAAAATGAAAATTATTTTGATAGAAATCCTGTAACAATTCCACCTGTTCTATGGGTGATATCTTCAGAGAGAAATCTGTCCAATAGAGATTTAGATTTGTTCCAGTATTCTGATTCCCATAGTTTATTGTCTGTAAAAATGTTCTTACGGCTTCAAAACCTGCCTGTGAATCAATTGCCTGAAAATACCAGTTTACGGAATTATGTATAGCCGAGGTTAAATCTTGATCGGCTTCCCATGAATTAAAAGGATATGGTTCTCCATTCCATGTGAAAGTGGAATGTTCTGGTGTAATAATTCCAGATTCCAAGCCAAGTAATGCATCATATATTTTATAAGTCGAATTCGGTGATACACGTGTGGAAGCATGCTCCATATTATAAATATTCCATTTATCAGCAGACTGATCATATAAAACAAAACTTCCAGTGTAGTCCCCAAAATTGGAAGAAAGATTTAGCTGAGTAATATTCTTTTCGGTTGTGTCAAAATGATACCCAGTCTGATCAGAAGCATAAGCAGAAAGTATGGGAATGCATCCAATGATGATAGTAGAGACGAATATGCATATAAGATATCCACGAATTTTTTGTTTAAAAGTAGGTTGGTGGAATGATGCAATATTTAAAATGCGTCCTTTTAACTGTTTTATATTTCCACTAATTCCCATAGTAAGAGGGAATGGAGACAGAGCTATTGTTTCGGCAAAGTTAATCAGTGTATTTCCATATGACTTGTATTCTGTTTCTTTCAATAATTGTAATACAGCACTGTCGCAGGCAAGTTCCCGTTCCTGTCGTATTCTTTTTAGAAAATACCAGATTAGGGGATTGAACCAGTAGAAAACATTTACTGTATTTATCAAATATCCAATTAGAATATCTTTATGCTTGTAGTGCTGCAGTTCATGAAGAAGCATATAGCGAATATCAGTTGCGCTTATAGTTCCAGCGTTAAAATCTGAAATCAAGTGAATTGGAAGATAAATGCGAGGATGCAGGAAACCAGCCAAAACAGGAGATTTCAAAAATGCTGTACTATAAATCGGAATGGTATGCTTGCTGTTCACTTCGTTTAAACATTCTATATAAAGAGCGTTTAGTTCTTCATTTTGAAGAGGTAAAGCAGAACTATGTAAGGCTTTTACTTGTTTTACTGAGCGGTAGAGAAGAAAAAACATTATGAATATACCGATACTCCAGAAAAATACAAGTAATGTGTGAATAAAAGTTGGTATTTGGGTGCTGACAGAGACAGCAAAATCATTTATTTTATCCAAATTATAACCATTACCAGAAAGAAAAGTGGTTTGAATGTCACCATTGGTACTTGAACTGGCTGTCAGCAAATGTCTCCACGATATAGAAGATGGGGCAGAGTTTATCGGTAAAAAGGGAACAATTAGAACGGCAAGAAATATAATCGAAAGATTATATTGCATACATGCGGATAATTGCCTTTGCAATAAATTTTTTAATCCCAGTAAACTACCTAAAAAAATACAAATGATGGCATTACAGAGTAAAAATCGAAAACTAAAATATATCAAAATATGCTCCTCCCATGGTTAATGATTGGAAAGAAGATTCCGTAAGCTGGCAATGTCTTCTTCAGACAATTTATCATCCTCAATGTAAGAGGCAAGCATAGAAGTGATATTATCATTATAATATCGCTTTAAAAAAGAATTACTTTCCTGCCGAATATATTCGTCTTCCTTGACCAATGGAGTATAGACAAAAACCCGGCTTTGTTTTTCATAGGTTAGTGCTTTTTTAGAAACGAGACGTTTAATCAATGTCTGAATTGTTTTAGGACTCCAACTGGAAATTTGTGTTAATTTTTCAGTAATTTCATTGGTGCTGATTGGTGCGTATTTCCAAACGATTTTCATAACTTCAAATTCAGCTTCTGAAATTTGAGGCAGATTGCTCATGTGATATTCCTCCAAATCTTACAAATGTAATAAAAATATTATATATCTTAAAAGGTTATTCTGTCAACGAAATAAAAACTTGACTTTAAATCTTACAGATGTAATAATAGATAAAAATTACACTTGTAAGATTTGAAATGTGAAAGGTTTTTATAAAAATGGGAAGGGTAGTTGTTGTAACATTTGATGAAAATGAGGAAGAAAAATTAAATGAATTATTACATTTTCTGTCTGCTAAAAAATACTCTGAGATGCCTGATAAACAAAATAGGGTACTTGATTACGGAGCATTAAAAATAAATGCGGAATATCGTTCTGTAGAAAGTAATGGTGAGCTGGTTCAATTGACGAATTATGAATTTGAAATATTATATTTGCTGGCAAAAAATCCAGGACGGATATTTTCAAAGGAACAAATATATACACAGGTGTGGAAAGAACCATATTATGGGGCAGAAGATAATGTTATGGGCATAATTCGGAGAATCAGAAAAAAGATTGAGCCAGATTCTGCAAAACCAAGATACATTTTAAATGTATGGGGTATGGGATATAAATTTAATGGTGAATTGATGAAATGATGGAATATAAAATTGGGCATAATAAGTAAAGATACCAAAAAAAGCAGGAGAAATTTTTATGGAAAATGATATTTGGAATGAAATATCCTCTTTTTTGAACCAGTTGCGTTGTGAGAATATAAACAGAGAAAGTTATATCTATTTCCAAGAACTTGCAAATATTCAGTTGAAGAAGAAAATGGAAAAAGAAAAGGTGAATAAACTTCTCGATCATATAAGTTATGAGGACAGGGAGAAGTTGAAGCAATATGGAGAAATTTTGGAAGAAGAAGCGTTTGTGTCAGAACAAAGGGCATATTGTCAAGGATATGTAGATTGTATTCAGTTATTGGCTGGTTTAGGACTCTTGAAAAAATCGACGGATATGGAAAAAATAATTAGCGAGATGAAAAGCAATTAAGTGTGTCGTGGAGGAAAATGTAGTATTTGATAGATAAAAGGATGTTCGTAAAGAAGAAACAGTTATGTTATATCAAGTTGTAATGATATAGCATAACTGTTTTTAACATATGGTAATAGTATTTATTCCACTAATTTTAAATATCGGTAATTATCAGCTATTTATCGGTATTTTACAAGTTTTATTTTGTATCATTAGTAGTGTCTACGTTAGAAATAAAAGGATTAGAATCTAGCAGAGCTGTCGTAGTTGCAAGAATTACCTGTAACTGATAATCATTGCACTGATTTAAGAGCCGAAGAATCTGATCATATGTAGAATTATTTTTATTTTGATTTGGATAAACGTAGTCATCAGCAGAAATATTTAAAGTCTGCATGGTTTTACAAAATAATTCCAGACTGGGACCGCCTTTATGGCGTTCGAGGTCTCCAAGATAAGCCGCCGATATTCCGAGTTTTTCAGCAAGAGCTTCTTGTGTTAAATGCATTTCCATACGCCCTTGTTTTACTAAAGTGGCAAATAATGTTTTTGGAATATCCATGTTTGTATACCTCCATAAACTTAGTGTATTACCCAAAATTTGAAAAGTGAAAAGGGTGTAACATTAGAAAAAACACAGGGTATTACCCGATGAATGAGAAAGCATACAAATCTCTTTCGGTTAAAAAAACAGATTCCGAAAGAGCAGTATTTGTATGCTTATTTTCTTTTCCGGAATCTAACCGGAGAAAATATGGTTCTTAGCAAGAGTTCAGCTAAAAAATTCTGTTCAACAGAAGGTATTCAATTAAAAAAATCTCAACAATTTCATTAGTAAATGTTGGAATTGAAACTAGGGTAAGAGCCAATAATGAATCCAGGGTAATAAAATATCGAATTAAATGCGTCCATAGGAGTGAAATCTGTCAGGGCGTTTTTTGTTACCTAAATATTGAGAATGAGCAATTCAAAATAAGGTCGATTGTTCGTATTCGTGCCCCGCCTACTGATCTGAATTCAAAAAAAATTCAGATTGGAGGAAAGGTCATGGAAGGCAGACAGCCTAAAAGAAGAAAAGATAAATATAACCCATATGAAATCTATGAGAAGGACGGAAAATATTATGTTTCATTTCGTAATGGTGAAAAAGAGTACAAGGATTTGGAAATAGGAAAGAATGTATATGAAGCTTTTAATACGTTTGAATTGCAGGATGTGTCGCATATGAATGTTGTGGACAGGCATCTGGAACAGTCAGAAATCTGGGATTCCAGTTTATATGAACGGATATTTCAGAAAGAAGAAAATGTAGAGAATACGGTTCTGAATAAACTGGAAGCGGAACGGTTACATAGTGCAATTCAGCAGTTGTCGGAAATTCAGAGAAGACGATTGATGAAGTATTATTTTGAAGATAAGAAATATGAGCAGATTGCACAGGAAGAAGGATGCTCTTTTCAGATGGTAGCAAAGTCTGTAAAAGCAGCAATCAGAAATTTGAAAAAGATTTTGAGATAGTGGGTTGAAAAATAGCATTTAAGTGAGGAAACAGGTGGAAAGAGAAATATTTTGATCCACCTGTTTCTTCTTTTGTCACGAAAAGACTGGGGAGCGGGAAGAACCTTGACAAATTCATATACATTCATCAGGCACATTCCTGTTGTTATCGTGATGAGCGTAAGCCACATTAACAAATACGCCATAACACAGGCTGGGTAAAGACAGCGAAATCCCACCCGTATACTTCCTTTTGGTTTCAGTTTGTATTACCCGGACTGTTGAGCGAAAAATATCT from Dorea longicatena harbors:
- a CDS encoding BlaR1 family beta-lactam sensor/signal transducer, with amino-acid sequence MIYFSFRFLLCNAIICIFLGSLLGLKNLLQRQLSACMQYNLSIIFLAVLIVPFLPINSAPSSISWRHLLTASSSTNGDIQTTFLSGNGYNLDKINDFAVSVSTQIPTFIHTLLVFFWSIGIFIMFFLLYRSVKQVKALHSSALPLQNEELNALYIECLNEVNSKHTIPIYSTAFLKSPVLAGFLHPRIYLPIHLISDFNAGTISATDIRYMLLHELQHYKHKDILIGYLINTVNVFYWFNPLIWYFLKRIRQERELACDSAVLQLLKETEYKSYGNTLINFAETIALSPFPLTMGISGNIKQLKGRILNIASFHQPTFKQKIRGYLICIFVSTIIIGCIPILSAYASDQTGYHFDTTEKNITQLNLSSNFGDYTGSFVLYDQSADKWNIYNMEHASTRVSPNSTYKIYDALLGLESGIITPEHSTFTWNGEPYPFNSWEADQDLTSAIHNSVNWYFQAIDSQAGFEAVRTFLQTINYGNQNTGTNLNLYWTDFSLKISPIEQVELLQDFYQNNFHFDSKNIQAVKKALLLSTTSSGSLYGKTGTGRVNGKDVNGWFIGYIETSNNTYYFATNIQSSSGATGSQATEITKSVLSNLGIWK
- a CDS encoding BlaI/MecI/CopY family transcriptional regulator — translated: MSNLPQISEAEFEVMKIVWKYAPISTNEITEKLTQISSWSPKTIQTLIKRLVSKKALTYEKQSRVFVYTPLVKEDEYIRQESNSFLKRYYNDNITSMLASYIEDDKLSEEDIASLRNLLSNH
- a CDS encoding winged helix-turn-helix domain-containing protein; protein product: MGRVVVVTFDENEEEKLNELLHFLSAKKYSEMPDKQNRVLDYGALKINAEYRSVESNGELVQLTNYEFEILYLLAKNPGRIFSKEQIYTQVWKEPYYGAEDNVMGIIRRIRKKIEPDSAKPRYILNVWGMGYKFNGELMK
- a CDS encoding RNA polymerase sigma factor encodes the protein MEGRQPKRRKDKYNPYEIYEKDGKYYVSFRNGEKEYKDLEIGKNVYEAFNTFELQDVSHMNVVDRHLEQSEIWDSSLYERIFQKEENVENTVLNKLEAERLHSAIQQLSEIQRRRLMKYYFEDKKYEQIAQEEGCSFQMVAKSVKAAIRNLKKILR
- a CDS encoding helix-turn-helix domain-containing protein encodes the protein MDIPKTLFATLVKQGRMEMHLTQEALAEKLGISAAYLGDLERHKGGPSLELFCKTMQTLNISADDYVYPNQNKNNSTYDQILRLLNQCNDYQLQVILATTTALLDSNPFISNVDTTNDTK
- a CDS encoding DUF6070 family protein yields the protein MKRKSILLVLCIGMILTSCESKISLNSTDVKNEKNQKNTTMENPDKGYNLPIDEDKKKEVVNDCEEIMGIVRDIYSEYNGIQEADQNTAEQMMNRMKEIIKQNGNPVIGSDHYSVMDNYQKMEQFLKSAEQEEKGSVILYEADTDGGITRKEYSYDGKEMSVMSAKMIWSEDTEPVLTYISLSKIKEWAYTENGNFCYELCVPEPPEVTEIVDGSCIIRVKPLSEECREYLKKYVSTFGYQGNNLLCSNWNAEDMQGLDYNGLYEYFYQMKYGEKFTAEKEVVGIPAEEFENVIMTYLPVTKEELKEWAVYDEQSNRFIWERLGYGNYSPTHFGLSLPEVTEVRHNEDGTIVLTIHAVCDSVVCNDVVITHELTMKIQDDGTIQYVGNRILDNGIDNIPRYQYRLGNLQN